The following coding sequences are from one Mytilus trossulus isolate FHL-02 chromosome 8, PNRI_Mtr1.1.1.hap1, whole genome shotgun sequence window:
- the LOC134680953 gene encoding uncharacterized protein LOC134680953 has protein sequence MAQRYASLRNNDFGNEELVNELSDEDPLQRDDGGVDIQEIVAEIGQHYYTSAHDNFSFVQSTNTEADAHTALENAIGKLDDPEKNCNKKSCANCSKPKRVENVLSLKKGQHISMPGQKSNFYIKAKRKLKRMYDHHAIIKEIKCTTGTKVSMVLIHLDRSGVHEETKEFDLREKEIYIVDYVFPRYDPDTIVARAESILTKKDKFKTYNLVTGNCEHFATWCVVGDGESFQVQSLRQKIADALSRLFGAGSKIAKGILRLLFVSSDEIASGLSKAVPELVLGGAAALYLIYCIIMTVLHVKDYKNGQICRSCLKGKLLDLWLTFGAFGLTSIITFLILHFVVPAMVPAVGIPLIILLVLLAVAFQMIVPRLRKALSSPFSVDRVKVVNLGQIGIGDVLSHRYYGVKHSSIVTEVKVENDKKTKGRIRLVHYGSSAIFGTKKIVEEYIEIDIHKSRIYVLNCKPLCTFESDIVVSRARSRIGESKWAIFSNRSDHFSYWAKVQQYNNDFFDEISNEEIRRPMSRTEASLFIEKRDIHRVEDLKIGDVVQSNVIGIIDDTGILSSIRYLDGQDGRKFEIEVYTYSFSWTIIRKKYTVDLNKDSLNVKVYNPSQCQTMEQRVKNARDVENDKGLWWTTEGFIEHCIELKSD, from the coding sequence ATGGCACAGAGATATGCATCTTTACGTAACAACGACTTCGGGAATGAAGAACTGGTGAATGAACTGTCAGATGAAGATCCTTTACAACGTGATGACGGTGGTGTTGATATCCAGGAAATCGTTGCTGAGATTGGACAACATTATTACACATCAGCACATGACAACTTTTCTTTCGTTCAGTCAACAAATACTGAGGCCGACGCACATACTGCCCTGGAAAATGCGATTGGCAAATTGGATGACCCTGAAAAGAATTGTAACAAAAAGAGCTGTGCCAATTGTTCAAAACCAAAGAGAGTGGAAAATGTCTTAAGTTTAAAGAAAGGGCAGCACATATCGATGCCAGgtcaaaaatcaaacttttatataaaagcGAAACGAAAGCTGAAAAGAATGTACGACCACCATGccataattaaagaaataaaatgtacGACAGGTACGAAAGTGTCAATGGTTCTCATACATTTAGATAGGTCAGGAGTGCACGAGGAAACCAAAGAATTTGATTTGAGGGAAAAAGAGATATATATTGTAGACTACGTTTTCCCTAGATACGACCCAGATACCATTGTGGCTAGAGCCGAATCCATTCtgacaaaaaaagacaaattcaaAACCTACAATTTAGTTACAGGCAATTGCGAACATTTTGCAACTTGGTGTGTGGTGGGAGATGGCGAAAGTTTCCAGGTGCAAAGTCTGAGACAAAAAATTGCAGATGCTCTTTCGCGATTATTTGGTGCTGGTAGCAAAATTGCAAAGGGTATACTTCGATTATTATTTGTTTCATCAGATGAAATTGCCAGTGGTCTTAGTAAAGCAGTACCAGAGTTAGTTCTTGGTGGAGCAGCAGCCTTGTATTTAATATACTGTATTATAATGACAGTTTTGCATGTAAAAGATTATAAGAATGGACAAATTTGTAGGTCTTGTTTAAAGGGAAAGTTGTTAGACTTGTGGCTAACATTTGGAGCGTTTGGACTGACATCAATCATTACTTTCCTCATTTTACACTTTGTTGTTCCCGCAATGGTTCCTGCAGTCGGAATACCCCTTATAATTCTATTAGTCCTGCTTGCAGTCGCATTTCAAATGATTGTGCCGAGATTAAGGAAAGCGCTGAGCTCTCCATTTTCTGTTGACCGTGTTAAGGTGGTAAATTTAGGGCAAATTGGTATTGGTGATGTGCTTTCACATCGCTATTATGGTGTTAAACATTCAAGTATTGTAACGGAGGTCAAGGtcgaaaatgataaaaagacaaaaggGCGAATTCGGTTGGTCCATTATGGATCTTCGGCAATATTTGGAACGAAAAAGATTGTTGAGgaatatattgaaattgatatacATAAATCACGCATTTATGTATTGAATTGCAAACCTTTGTGCACATTTGAATCTGACATTGTTGTAAGTCGAGCGAGAAGTCGAATTGGTGAGTCTAAATGGGCCATATTTTCAAATCGCTCTGATCATTTTTCATATTGGGCCAAAGTTCAACAGTACAACAATGACTTTTTTGACGAAATATCTAATGAAGAAATCAGAAGACCAATGTCAAGGACAGAAGCGTCACTCTTCATAGAAAAAAGAGATATTCATCGCGTAGAAGATCTAAAAATAGGTGACGTGGTTCAAAGTAATGTTATTGGAATAATCGATGATACAGGCATACTATCTTCAATAAGATATTTGGATGGCCAAGATGGACGTAAATTTGAAATAGAGGTTTATACATATTCGTTTTCCTGGACTATAATTCGTAAAAAATATACTGTTGACCTTAATAAAGATAGCTTAAACGTAAAAGTATATAATCCTTCACAATGCCAGACTATGGAACAACGTGTGAAAAATGCGCGGGACGTAGAGAACGATAAAGGTTTATGGTGGACCACAGAGGGCTTTATTGAACATTGCATTGAACTCAAATCGGATTGA